One genomic region from Marinobacter szutsaonensis encodes:
- a CDS encoding L-lactate permease produces the protein MSSGLLALLAFTPILLAGILLLGLRWPARRAMPLVFLVTALIAYTGWDMSFNRILASSLQGLVITLGLLWIIFGAILLLNTLKHSGAITAIRAGFTNISPDRRVQAIIIVWLFGSFIEGASGFGTPAAIAAPLLVAVGFPAMAAVMLGMMVQSTPVSFGAVGTPIIVGVTTGLDRNTIGGRLEQLGSNWEQYLQLITSEVAIIHAIVGVLMPLFMVMMMTRFFGKNKSWREGLEVLPFALFAGISFVVPYALTGVILGPEFPSLLGGLIGLAIVTTAARKGFLLPKTAWDFAPRDQWPAEWFGRIEMKLEDLAAKPMSGFRAWLPYVLVGVVLVISRVIPEVKAAFTSVGVGFSNILGETGINAGVQPLYLPGGILVMVVIATFFIHRMQVRELTAAVKESGSVLLSAGFVLLFTVPMVRILINSGVNLSDLPSMPIAMATWVADTVGGIYPLLAPAVGAMGAFLAGSNTVSNMMFSQFQFGVAESLGLSTALIVAVQAVGAAAGNMVAIHNVVAASATVGLLGREGQTLRKTVWPTLYYLLMTGLIALIAAYGLGIVDPLV, from the coding sequence ATGTCGTCCGGATTGCTCGCCCTCTTGGCGTTTACGCCCATCCTCCTGGCCGGGATTCTGTTGCTCGGCCTGCGCTGGCCGGCCCGCCGTGCCATGCCGCTGGTGTTCCTGGTCACGGCCCTGATTGCTTATACCGGCTGGGACATGAGTTTCAACCGTATCCTGGCGTCCTCGCTGCAGGGTCTGGTGATCACTCTTGGCCTGTTGTGGATCATCTTCGGCGCCATCCTGCTGCTGAACACCCTGAAACATTCCGGGGCTATCACCGCGATCCGAGCGGGCTTCACCAACATCAGCCCGGATCGTCGGGTGCAGGCGATCATCATCGTCTGGCTGTTTGGCTCGTTTATCGAGGGTGCCTCCGGCTTCGGGACCCCGGCGGCCATCGCCGCGCCTTTGCTGGTGGCCGTCGGCTTCCCCGCCATGGCGGCGGTCATGCTGGGCATGATGGTGCAGAGCACACCGGTGTCCTTCGGCGCGGTCGGCACACCGATTATCGTGGGTGTCACCACCGGCCTGGACCGCAACACCATCGGCGGTCGGCTGGAACAGCTGGGGTCCAACTGGGAGCAGTACCTGCAACTGATCACCTCCGAGGTGGCCATCATCCACGCCATCGTGGGCGTGCTTATGCCACTGTTCATGGTCATGATGATGACCCGCTTCTTCGGCAAGAACAAAAGCTGGCGCGAAGGCCTTGAGGTACTGCCGTTTGCCCTGTTTGCCGGCATTTCCTTTGTCGTGCCCTATGCCCTGACCGGCGTGATTCTCGGCCCCGAGTTCCCGTCGCTGCTGGGGGGCCTGATCGGTCTGGCCATTGTCACCACCGCCGCCCGCAAGGGCTTCCTGCTGCCGAAAACCGCCTGGGATTTTGCGCCCCGTGACCAGTGGCCGGCCGAGTGGTTCGGTCGTATCGAGATGAAGCTGGAAGATCTCGCCGCCAAGCCCATGAGTGGCTTCCGTGCCTGGCTGCCCTACGTGCTGGTGGGCGTGGTGCTGGTGATCAGCCGGGTGATCCCTGAGGTTAAGGCGGCCTTCACCTCCGTTGGCGTGGGTTTCTCCAACATCCTGGGCGAGACGGGCATCAACGCCGGGGTGCAGCCGCTGTACCTGCCCGGCGGTATCTTGGTGATGGTGGTGATCGCCACCTTCTTCATCCATCGCATGCAGGTGCGGGAACTGACCGCTGCGGTGAAGGAATCCGGCAGCGTGCTGCTGAGCGCCGGTTTCGTGCTGCTGTTCACCGTGCCCATGGTACGGATCCTGATCAACTCCGGCGTCAACCTGTCTGACCTGCCGAGCATGCCCATTGCCATGGCAACCTGGGTGGCCGATACCGTCGGCGGTATCTATCCGCTGCTGGCGCCTGCCGTTGGTGCCATGGGTGCGTTCCTCGCCGGCTCCAATACCGTGTCCAACATGATGTTCAGCCAGTTCCAGTTCGGCGTTGCCGAGAGCCTGGGGCTCTCCACCGCGCTGATCGTGGCGGTGCAGGCGGTGGGCGCTGCTGCTGGCAACATGGTGGCGATCCACAACGTGGTGGCGGCGTCTGCCACGGTCGGTCTGCTTGGCCGCGAGGGCCAGACCCTGCGCAAGACCGTCTGGCCGACCCTGTACTACCTGTTGATGACCGGCCTGATTGCCCTGATCGCCGCCTACGGGCTGGGCATCGTGGATCCGTTGGTCTGA
- a CDS encoding (Fe-S)-binding protein encodes MSELFYDAAPNATRVAPERPGPRQYPAKPREVVLFGTCVVDLFFPEAGLDAIRLLEREGIRVHFPEGQSCCGQPAWTSGYATEARVVARAQLAILDAGMPVVVPSGSCAGMFRQHYRELFAEEPDTLERVASLAERTFELTEFLLNVCQVEWHDLGEPTRIALHTSCSARREMNTHLHARELLGKLAKVERVDHHHESECCGFGGTFSVRMPEVSGAMVKDKTESLVTSGADEMVTADGGCLMNINGSLDKQQQAFRGRHLASFLWERVSGEGKA; translated from the coding sequence ATGAGCGAACTGTTTTACGACGCTGCCCCGAACGCCACACGGGTTGCCCCGGAACGCCCCGGGCCGCGGCAGTATCCCGCTAAACCCCGGGAAGTGGTCCTGTTCGGGACCTGCGTGGTGGATCTGTTCTTTCCGGAAGCGGGTCTGGACGCCATTCGCCTGCTGGAGCGCGAGGGCATCCGGGTGCACTTCCCGGAAGGCCAAAGCTGCTGCGGCCAGCCCGCCTGGACCTCAGGTTACGCTACCGAGGCCCGCGTGGTGGCCCGGGCGCAGCTGGCGATTCTCGATGCGGGTATGCCGGTGGTGGTGCCCTCAGGGTCCTGTGCCGGCATGTTCCGCCAGCATTACCGGGAACTGTTCGCGGAAGAGCCCGACACCCTCGAGCGGGTGGCGTCGCTGGCTGAGCGCACCTTCGAGCTGACCGAGTTCCTGCTTAACGTCTGCCAGGTTGAGTGGCATGATCTGGGTGAACCCACCCGGATCGCCCTGCACACCTCCTGTTCCGCCCGCCGTGAGATGAACACTCATCTCCACGCCCGGGAACTGCTGGGCAAGCTGGCGAAGGTGGAGCGGGTGGACCATCACCACGAGAGCGAGTGCTGCGGCTTCGGCGGCACCTTCTCGGTTCGCATGCCGGAAGTTTCCGGTGCCATGGTGAAGGACAAGACCGAGTCGCTGGTGACCTCCGGCGCGGACGAGATGGTCACCGCCGATGGCGGCTGCCTGATGAACATCAACGGTTCCCTGGACAAACAGCAGCAGGCCTTCCGGGGCCGCCACCTGGCCAGTTTCCTGTGGGAACGCGTAAGCGGGGAGGGTAAGGCATGA